In Nicotiana tabacum cultivar K326 chromosome 11, ASM71507v2, whole genome shotgun sequence, a single window of DNA contains:
- the LOC107829640 gene encoding dnaJ protein homolog, protein MFGRATKKSDNTKYYEILGVPKTASPEDLKKAYRKAAIKNHPDKGGDPEKFKELAQAYEVLSDPEKREIYDQYGEDALKEGMGGGGGGHDPFDIFSSFFGGSPFGGGMGGGSSRGRRQKRGEDVVHPLKVSLDDLYNGTSKKLSLSRNVLCPKCKGKGSKSGVSMKCSGCQGSGMKVTIRHLGPSMIQQMQHACNECKGSGETISDKDRCGQCKGEKVVQEKKVLEVVVEKGMQNGQKITFPGEADEAPDTITGDIVFILQQKEHPKFKRKGDDLFVEHTLSLTEALCGFQFILTHLDNRQLLIKSQPGEVVKPDQFKAINDEGMPMYQRPFMRGKLYIHFTVDFPETLSLEQCKNLEAVLPPKPKTQMTDMELDECEETTLHDVNIEEEMRRKQQQAQEAYNEDEDMHGGAQRVQCAQQ, encoded by the exons ATGTTTGGGAGGGCAACGAAGAAGAGCGACAATACAAAGTACTATGAGATCTTAGGTGTTCCTAAGACCGCTTCACCTGAAGATCTCAAAAAAGCTTACCGTAAAGCTGCTATTAAGAATCATCCTGATAAGGGAGGTGATCCTGAAAAG TTTAAAGAGCTTGCACAAGCTTATGAGGTTTTGAGTGATCCCGAGAAGCGTGAGATATATGACCAGTACGGTGAAGATGCTCTCAAGGAAGGAATGGGTGGTGGAGGTGGTGGCCACGACCCATTTGACATTTTCTCGTCTTTCTTTGGTGGCAGCCCGTTTGGTGGTGGTATGG GTGGTGGAAGCAGCAGAGGAAGAAGACAGAAAAGAGGAGAGGATGTTGTCCACCCTCTCAAAGTTTCTCTGGATGATCTGTACAATGGGACGTCAAAGAAGCTGTCACTATCTCGCAATGTATTGTGCCCCAAGTGCAAGGG GAAAGGATCTAAGTCAGGTGTTTCAATGAAATGTTCTGGCTGTCAAGGGTCCGGGATGAAAGTCACTATCAGACACCTTGGCCCATCCATGATCCAGCAGATGCAACACGCTTGCAACGAGTGTAAGGGTAGTGGTGAGACAATCAGTGATAAAGATAGGTGTGGACAGTGTAAAGGTGAGAAGGTTGTGCAGGAGAAGAAGGTGTTGGAAGTTGTTGTTGAGAAGGGTATGCAGAATGGACAGAAGATTACGTTCCCGGGCGAGGCTGATGAAGCG CCTGATACTATCACTGGGGACATAGTTTTTATCTTGCAACAGAAGGAACATCCCAAGTTCAAGCGAAAGGGAGATGATCTTTTTGTAGAGCACACTTTGAGTTTGACTGAGGCCCTATGTGGTTTCCAGTTCATCTTGACTCACTTGGACAATAGACAGCTACTCATTAAGTCCCAACCTGGAGAAGTTGTCAAGCCTG ATCAATTTAAGGCCATAAATGATGAAGGAATGCCAATGTACCAAAGGCCGTTTATGAGAGGAAAACTGTACATTCACTTTACTGTAGATTTCCCAGAGACATTATCCCTCGAGCAGTGCAAGAACCTTGAAGCGGTGCTGCCACCAAAACCCAAAACGCAAATGACTGACATGGaattggatgagtgtgaggagaccACTTTGCATGATGTTAACATTGAAGAGGAGATGCGTAGGAAGCAGCAACAAGCCCAAGAGGCATACAACGAAGACGAAGACATGCATGGTGGCGCCCAGAGAGTTCAATGTGCACAACAGTAA